The genomic interval GGGATGCCAGGTCCAAGGGACCAAGAAAGCTTGTTAGAAGGCTCGGCCAGAGCGCATAGTTCTGAACCTGGATCAGACAAATGTCTGAGGGGTGtgaaggacagagagagggggTGTGAGCACCAGCCATGACAGATGGATGTGGCTTAGTATTCTGGTTGCTTCAAGGTAATGAATATTGTCACAAGATTGCAGGAGGTCAAAGTGATGCCGgtgttcttgtttgcggagttgaagaatgaacttagcaaacacccaaggtaggagaaccagggagaggcttttctttagagatacagtgagaggacggAGCTCACaccagaaggggacaagagagcctgcaatggtgcgttgtctagggaaTTTACAgtcggttgaggattttcaggaatgtgggtcaagggctaggggtgcagacttgtaccacctgccctgcccccaaggtgggctgggttgttgtctgcttgctagggctgtttatagttgagatacagtgaagtcactggTAATGCTGAGATGCTCTTCTATATTTGCGGAACACTccaacattccaggccaagttgctcctggcctttgagctttaactgatctcactgatgtCTATATTCCCAGTcttgtatctttaccctagagaattagtgtgactctaactttgcataatgcttaacacagagttttcatagggacttctttgcacattgtcaCATTGTTCTGTCTATAATTACCTTGCTCtgctcccccccgcccccaccggaAGCCCTCATCCTACTCTGCCTAAATACGCGGCCCCTGTCTCAAAGGATCACTCTTACTGCATCCTGGGGCTTTCTTTGAAATAGTTTGACTGCATCAAAGGCCGGGAACCAGCTGGCTAAACTTCAAGTAACACTGAGCAtatagtaaataagtaaataagcaaCGAATTCCTGATAATTCTTTATCTTGGTAGCATATGCACATGAAGAACTGAGACTGAAAGGTTTCTGAAGTTGTGCAGTATAAGGGTCACAAAAGTGAAAAGACTTTGTCAAacactatatataaaatataatattgtgtaccaactatacttcattaaaaaaaaaaatgtccaaaatCTGGGCACAAGAGGCTCTTGAAGGCTTTCTTCTTATGCAGGTGCTGAAGCAagcattaagaaaaatattgCTGACaaggttaaattattttataaacactGAGTTTTCTTGACTGCTAAGTTGCTGGGTGAATAATGTATTTACAGCCTAAAAAGGcaaatcattttataaaaattaaaagactttTCTAGGTGCTAATATATGATGAATGATATAAATATGTGCCAGTTTTGTACACTTGAGTTAATCCTGACTAAAATACTTAAGCTAGGAATggggaagagggaagaaaaaaagtgtttttgaaaCTTGTAAGCATGTATTTGAAAGAATAGTCAGATTTTAGAGTGACTTCatcattatattatttatatattgttttttgtatctttttacaTACAGTGTCTGTATCGCTTATTACATCTTCATATATTTTTCCTGTAAGATACCTAAAGCTCTTTGTGGAATGAAGCAGGTTGtaagtaagtaaaaataaattatctttttttaattcaacatTAAAGATATGTTTAAAGCTGATGAAATGTCTTTTAGAACAATTGGAAAAAAGTTTGGGAATCAAAAGGAAGTAGATAAATTCTGTTATCATGCAGaaactgccttctttcacttaggcACCCAGAACACACGGCAGTCAGTGGCACTCCACAAAGATCTGGAACTCTGCTTTGGAAACTGTGTGACATACTTTCTTCAGTGCCTCAAGACAGAGAACTGTAAGCATTATTTTGTCCCTGGAGTCAATTTATTCTCTCAGgaccaaattgaaaaataaataatttcaaagcAAATTGAATATAATTGAATATGAAAGAATGGATTTCTAgtttttgatgaattttgaagTTACATTTTTAGAAAGAATCAAGAATCAGAGTCACTTCATGATAATTGGAATGTTTGAAATTTGTTGTGTCCATGACTGACAAAATGAATGTAACTAATTATTCAGCTctcagtctctttttttttttttaattttggtatcattaatctataattacatgaagaacattatgtttactgggctcccCCCTCAGTCTCTTTTTTAATAAACTCTAGTCAGTATAACAGTATCAATTCTCCTAGGAAAGAGAATAGTCATGGAATCAGAAGCAAAAGGAGTATGTAAAATCTAAAAAGCTTACCAAGTTGGaatgaaaatgacaaaatacCTTTCACCTGAATTAAATTCATCGAGCACTTTGACCTGACACAGAAGTGTGGGTGGTTGCAGAGACAGTATTAGAAATGATCATTGCCTCCGTGAGACTGGTAGGCGTTGTTCAACATGCAGATTTGGAAGCAGTGTTCTGTCCTATGTGTTAGGATAGGCAAAAAGGGAATGAAAAAATAACTTCTACATTGTCTCTACATGTCTCAGGAAATTCATAATTTTTTAGGAAAACAGTACTTTAATACATGTGGCCAAgtataaaacatttcattttcagtaacacttttctatttctgaaaaggCAACATATACACATGGCACAAAACGTAGACACAGATAGGGAATAAATGCCCCGCCACACTGCACAGGCTGTGTCCAACCTAGAGGTGGCTGCTGTTTGACTTTTTCCTGTTTGTATAGTTTACACATTTTCTTATTGgctcttttatcattttctttgccttgtacaagtttttaaatgtattttagatACTTGTACTTTGTTGGTTGCCTATATAACAACTTCTCTCTGTGTAGATTATCTTTACCATTTTTGCTTTTAGTAAACAagggttaaaatttttaatgtaattgattttatcagtcttttctttATGGTTTTATCTTGTTAACAACCTGTGTTTGAACATACTAAGAAAAGTTAAACAGTTGGAGAGTTTTGGGGAacaatgaataaatagaaaactaAGTTAAACAAAACCTAAGCCACCTTTAACTCCAGGAAAAAATGTGCAAGGAGAGTAATCACAGTCTCATTTGAGAATGTTGCTCAGCTGTATTTATGAGGTCAAAGTAATAACCATTGACTATTAATCTTACCAAAATTATGATCAGTTATATGGGGAAGATAGGGCCACAGACTCAGTACCTTTGCAGGGATAGTGATGGTAAAGGGATGGGGCTGTATTAAGTTCCTGTTGCTGCGTAACAAGTTACCACAAGCTTAGTGGCTTAGACGAACCGACAGCATCTCAATTCTTGTGCATCAAGATCCTGGGCATGGCTTTGCACAGGGTCACGCAGGCTACAGTCTGGGTACCGGCTGGGGCTGCAGTCCCGCCCGAGGCGGACCCGGAGAAGGGCCCACCTTGTTGGCAGTACTGAGTCCCTGGCAGTTCTGTCAGCCAGAGGTCGCCTCAGGCTGCTGGAAACCGCCTTGGGCCCCTCGCCATGCGACCCAACACTGGCATCCCCATGGCAGCTGCTTCAGAGCGGCGGGGCAGGGAGGCTCCGGCAGAGGAGCGCTGGTCTCCCTGACCACGTGTCACGTCTACCTCACATGTACATTCCATCGTCTCCGCCATACTTAATTGGCTGGAACAAGTCACAGGTCCCACCCACACTCGAGGCTGTTGGGCTAGTTCAGCCAACTGTGCAGCGAGAGGGGAACGCCTCACAAGACCACCCTCCCCTCTGGCGCCAGTGAGCTTCACTCGGGCGTGGTGATCGGCCGGGAAGTGATCGCCTCGTTTCTTCGGTCCAGTCTGTTCAGCTTAACTACCTGAGTTAATTCTGACATCAAAATGGGGTCAAGCACTGAATTCCCATGTGTTGGCATAATGTTGTACAGTGTTCTCacagttttatgcctttatgtTCCTAAGGCAGTTAGATCGGGGAGACATCGGGGAGAGCTGTTCCCCCTTACCAGACTTGCCAGAAATTTGTGTATTTGATGGGTCAACTGTAAGAGTCAGCTGTTGGCTTTCACTGAACTTTGTATCTTCTAAttggttaatttttgcttttaccTTTATTTCCTTCCAGTTCTTACTAATCTCATCACTAATCCCAGGAAACTATTACTGCATGAGTGAATAATGTGAGATGAGGTGAGGAAGGCCTAACTAATGGTACTCAAATATAAATACCTGCACAAATTGTAAATGTTGATGTAAGCAATTATCATGTTTGGAACAGAACACTGCACACAAATCAGTAAAGTTGGGGAATATAATTAGTCGAAGAAGCTTTCATAGAAATGCAAGTCATCTAGGATTTATTTTATCATGGAGCTACtggctaatatataaagaaacagcTGTTGCATATTTTGGTTACATGAAAtccttttgctgtttcatttcaAAGCAGGTGAAGTCTAATCTCTTAAAAGTACCCCCAAATAAAATACTGTTTAGCAAACACAAAATTGAAGTGCCATTCAGAAAGATAAGAGGTCAGTTtgtcttcttaaaaaaaatttttattttgttaacagCTTCTTTTTCACTGCCACTGCAACATCTGAACAAGCTTTAAACCCTTCAAAGACTAGCCTTAATACAGCAACATTACCGGAGCCAAaaagttacttttattttttaacttaaaaggggtaaaaagtgaaattttaatGTTACATTCCTTAATAttcatgaaaaaattttcaatttgTTTAAATACTTTTGActttattaaagtataaaatattgaatctgcatttttaaacactattatttttaagaatcagTCTCTTCATACTGTCAGCATGTTCTCAATACTTCCATACATCTTGAATAGTATGTCtctaaaaaaggaataaattctgaaaaattagtagaaaaaagacaaattgctgttccaatctttttaaatttcagctgCAATAAGACACACAATTTACTGTCTCCCCATTTCCAAGTATACAGTTCAgcagtgttaagtatattcactgtTCTAcaaccatctccagaactttcctcttgcaaaactgaaactgcaCACACATTAAATATCTCCCAATTTCTCCGCATTCCTACCAGCTCCTGGCAAACACCTTTCTGCCCTGCTTTACGAACTGACTGCTCCagggacctcatgtaagtggagtgGTATAGCatgttcttttgtgactggcttatttcactaaagcCTCGTCCATGTTTatagtgtcagaatttccttttacgTAGCACTTTGTTTAGCCATTCATTCACATCTGGGTTGCCTCCACCTTTGTTGGATTTCAGGAACAAAGGTGCTGCCACACAGGTGTACAAGTactctgctttcaattattttagatatacacccagaagtggaattgattATGTTTGGGACTCTGAGGAACTGTCATATTTTGCATAGTGGatacaccattttatattcccaccaacaaaaggttccaatttctccacatccttgccaacacttattttcaGTTTGTAAATAGCTACCCTACAGTGgccatcctaatggatgtgaggTGATTGTTGGCTTTTTGATTgcctttccctaatgattagtggaGATGAGAAATTTTTCATAGGTTTGTTGGCCacatgtatttctttggagaaatgtctattcaagtcctttttccattttttaatagttgcTTCTCAGTTTTGAATTTTCTATATTGTAGgcattaatcccttatcagatttaCTGTTTGCAAAGACATTTTCTCCATAATTTATTCCTATGGCCTCTTGCTGGGCAGTTAGGTGATCGGCTTTCCCTATTACAAATATTTAAGCAATAAATCTTAATTGTACATGCAGACATATTATAGAATATACTCCTGGAAGAGGAACTGCTGGGCCcagaatatgtatttataattagtACACTACCAAATTGCTCAGAAGATTATATCGGTTTTTACCTCCACCAATTCCATTATACTCTAATGATCTTTCTGTACAACTGTTCTCAGGTCTGAATTAATACTTCTAACTCTTAAGAGACATTAACTGAAATTAGGGAACAGGTAAAGAATAAAACCTATGTTAATATTGAGAGAACGCTGACTGCAGTAAATACAGTAACACAGCGTGGCTGAGGAAGAAAGCCCACGTATCATTGAAATTTTACCTCCTGTATGTAGGCTGGTAGTACTTTCAACCGACATTAATAAAACTTCCTGGGTCTTCCTTGGGGTTGTCCcagttttctttctgcttcttttcTCAGTCTGTTTGCTTCATATCGCTCAGCCATTGCCACAAGGCCCTCCGGGACACTCTGTAACCGTCAAGTGTGCCATCAGGACTGAGACTTCTTAGGTAATGGCTTTACTATAATGGTGAAATGCCCCCGAGTCGCTTCAGACAATCTCCAAATAAATTATGACATCTTTCAAACAGTGAAATGTGTCTGCTTACATATTAAACTCTGAATCTTCAAACTCTAAAACCAGATAAATCTTAAAAATGCTCATTGTTAGCCCCTGCTTGGGCGGCCTTCTAGGTGCTTCCTGTGCCTGTAACATGCCTCACAGTCACTTCTGTATGTCTCGCCTCCAGGCCTGAACGTGCCCCCTTCTGGAGTATGCGCCCCACTCCTCTACAGCTCGCCCAGCCCCCACCACACAGATTCTCCTTCAGCAGGGTCTTCAGTGATG from Manis pentadactyla isolate mManPen7 chromosome 16, mManPen7.hap1, whole genome shotgun sequence carries:
- the CGAS gene encoding cyclic GMP-AMP synthase isoform X2, which gives rise to MPGAGGGADGLCGSNLKMITAGLSPGTSAWLGGPGVLLGGVCIAYYIFIYFSCKIPKALCGMKQVVSTQNTRQSVALHKDLELCFGNCVTYFLQCLKTENFLTNLITNPRKLLLHE
- the CGAS gene encoding cyclic GMP-AMP synthase isoform X1, producing the protein MPGAGGGADGLCGSNLKMITAGLSPGTSAWLGGPGVLLGGVCIAYYIFIYFSCKIPKALCGMKQVVSTQNTRQSVALHKDLELCFGNCVTYFLQCLKTENSPGKHLSALLYELTAPGTSCLNVPPSGVCAPLLYSSPSPHHTDSPSAGSSVMRPIRFDSTDMCRRIRSLDK
- the CGAS gene encoding cyclic GMP-AMP synthase isoform X3, coding for MPGAGGGADGLCGSNLKMITAGLSPGTSAWLGGPGVLLGGVCIAYYIFIYFSCKIPKALCGMKQVVSTQNTRQSVALHKDLELCFGNCVTYFLQCLKTENSSFSLPLQHLNKL